GCGACCACGCCCGCCCCGGCCTGCCCGTCGCGCCGCATATTGACATAGATATCGTCGCCCTTGCCTTTCATCCACGGGGCTGCAAGCGCGCTGCGCTCACCGGACAGCAATGTCTGGTTCACCCAGCCCTCAGTGCCATCAGCGTCGCGAATGCGCCGCCAATTGTCATATTCCTGAATGATTTCAACCGGCAAACCTGCACGCGTATACATCCAGGACGTGGCATAATCCGTGCTGGGACCGATACGCAGATTGACCCGCGCCGATTTCAACGTCACGAAACGCGGCAGCGGCAGGCCGCTCATGCCCTTGGTTGGACCTTGCGCGACGGCGGCGCCTGCCCATATGACACAGAGAGCGGCGATGAAAGGAATGAGACAGGAGCGTTTGAACCCGTTGGGCATGGCATTTCCGTTGATCGATCGATAAAACGAAACCCGAAGCCCCCGCCAGCGGTTCCGTCGCTTGTATGTGATCCTTGACGGCGAAGATATAATTGTCTTCCCGAACAGGTTTGATAGAAATAAACCGGACTGCGCAATATCTCTCTCGACCATAATGGCTCGAGAATAATAGTGCGGAGCTGGCGAAACCTCTTGAAGCATCCGTCCCGCGCCAGCGACGCGCGACGACTGGCCGGAATCATCGCCTGTGTTGGTTAAGGACCTGTTTACAAAGCATCGAAAGTCTTCATGACCCAGCGGAAAAAGACCAAGGTTTACATCACGCGCAAACTGCCGGACGCAGTGGAAACCCGCATGCGGGAATTGTTCGAGGCAGAGTTGAACATTGACGACACGCCGCGCAGCCGGGACGCCCTGATGGAAGCGGTGAAAACCTGTGATGTTCTGGTACCGACCGTGACCGACCGGATCGATGCCGGACTGATCGAGGCGGCTGGCCCGCAACTGAAACTGATTGCCAGTTTTTCCAACGGCACCGACCATATCGATGTCGATGCCGCGGCCCGCAAGGGCATTACCGTGACCAATACGCCGAATGTGCTGAGCGAAGATACCGCCGACATGACCATGGCGCTGATTCTCGCCGGTCCGCGGCGCCTGGCGGAAGGCTCGCGCATTCTGACCGACCAGCCCGGCGAATGGGCCGGATGGTCGCCGACCTGGATGCTGGGACGGCGGATCTGGGGCAAGCGGATCGGCATTGTCGGCATGGGCCGGATCGGCACCGCGGTCGCCCGGCGCGCCAAGGCTTTCGGCCTCGCCATCCACTATCACAACCGCAAACGGGTCAGCCCGCAGACGGAAGATGAGCTGGAGGCAACCTATTGGGACAGTTTGGACCAGATGCTGGCGCGGGTCGACATCGTCTCGGTCAATTGTCCATCCACACCGGCCACCTATCATCTTCTCTCGGCGCGACGCTTGGCGCTGATGCAGCCGACCAGCTATATCGTCAATACCGCACGCGGCGGCATTATCGATGAGAGCGCCCTCATTCAATGCATCCGTGACGGCAAGATCGCGGGCGCCGGTCTGGATGTGTTCGAGAATGAACCGGCGGTCAATCCGAAGCTGTTGAAGCTGGCGGAAGACGGCAAGGTCGTGTTGCTGCCGCATATGGGATCAGCAACCATTGAGGGCCGGATCGATATGGGGGACAAGGTGATCATCAATATCCGCACCTATTTCGATGGCCACAGGCCACCGAACCGGGTTTTGCCGGGGCGCGACTGATCACAGATACTTTCATAAAAGGCTTGAGATAGTCGAAACCGAAATACGAACAGCCATTTTCAATGGCTATTCGCATCAATCAGGCGAGTGGCTTTTCCATCAGCACGAACGTTGCCCGGTCATAACCGGGATGGCTTTTTTCCCCGACAACATGGAAGCCCCATTTTTCGAAGCGCTTGTGATTGTTATCAAGCTCGATACGGGTTTCCAATTGCAAGTGCCTGACACCACAGGCATGAGCAACACCTTCTGCCGCTTTCAGCATGGCGCGGCCAATCCCTTGCCCTTGAAGGCCCGGAAGAACGGCGACCTTGCCGACATAGAGCCTGTCTGCCTCGCTCTGGCGGCAGAACAGACAGCCGACCAGCTTGCCGTCGATCAGCGCGGCATAACCGATTTCCTCATGCGCCTTGGCTTTCAGGGCTTCCGCCGTCAGCTTCAACGCCGAAGACGGCGGATCGATCAGCGGATGCATGTAGTCGAAAGCTTCCAGCACCAGGGCCAGAAGATCATCCCAATTTTCAAAATGCTCGTCGATCTGAATGATCTCGACCATGGTCAGCCTTTCCTGTTCCTGTCATCGCTCTGGCCTGTTTTGTCATGGCGCGGACCTGTTGCTGTCACGACGCCGGTAGCGCACCGTGTCGAACCGAGCGGACAGGGCATCATACATTAGCAGACGTCCTACTAACGGTTCCCCAATGCCGGTAATAAGTTTGATCGCTTCCATGGCCATCAAGGTGCCGATCACTCCGGTCAGCGCACCGATAATGCCGGTCTCGGCGCAGGTGGGAATGAGACCGGCAGGCGGCTTTTCCGGAAAAAGATCGCGGTAACCAGGATAGAGCACCCCATCCGGCCCGGTCTCATAGGGTTTCAGCACTGTCAGCGAGCCTTCAAAACGCCCCACGGCACCCGTCACCAATGGGCGGCAATGCTGTTGTCCGGCATCGGCGGCAGCATAGCGGCTGTCGAAATTGTCCGAACCGTCGATCAGCAGATCGAACCCGGGCAGATGCGTTGCCGCGAAATCCGCATCGAAGCGCTGCTCGAACCGCATCACGCGCACATGTGGATTGAGCCTGGCAATGGCCTTTGCCGCGCTTTCCGTCTTCAGATCGTTCAGTGTGCCGCTGTCATGAATGACCTGCCGTTGCAGGTTGGAGAGCGAGACGTGGTCGTCATCGGCAATACCCAGCGTGCCGATACCGGCTGCGGCCAGATATTGCAGCACGGGCGCGCCAAGTCCGCCTGCGCCGATCACCAGCACCCGGGCGGCTTTCAGCTTCTGCTGGCCTGCCCCGCCGATTTCCGGCAACAGGATGTGGCGTTGATAACGCTGGATTTCTTCGGGTGAAAGCGGCTCCATGGCCTGTTGTCGCATGTCTTTGGCTTTCCGAATAGTCACAATGACAGATGGCCGTCATCCACTGTGACGAATTGTGCCCGGTCACCCAGACTTGCAAACATCTGCGCATCGGTGCCGGTCATGAAGGCCTGGCCGCCGAGCACGTCGATCCGGTCGAACAGGGCAGCGCGACGGCCCTCGTCGAGATGGGCGGCAATTTCATCCAATAGCAGGATTGGCGCAAAGCCGGTCATCGTCGCCACCAGTTCGGCATGGGCAAGGATCAGGCCGATCAGCAGAGCCTTCTGCTCGCCGGTCGAACAGCGCTCAGCTTCCATGTCCTTTTCCCGGTGACGGACCAGAAGATCGCTGCGATGCGGCCCCTCCAGCGTGCGGCCTGCCGCTGCATCCCTGCCCCTGGAACCGGCCAGACTGTCGCGATAGGTGTCTTCGAGATCGATAGCCACCGTGCCTGCATGGTCATCCATGAAGCCCGACAGCATCAGTTCTGCCCCAGGAAACGTTTCAGGCTCCCGTCGCTGCTCGATAAGGGCGGCCAGCAACCGCATCATTTCCTGCCGGGCGAGCGCCATGGCAATGCCGAGCGCCGCCATCTGCTGCTCGATCCCGGCAAGCCAGCTGGCATCAAAACGGCCTTCGGAGAGCAGTTTGTTGCGGCTGCGCATGGCGCGCTCGAAGTCGCTGGCGCGACGGCCATGCTGCGGGTCAATCGACAGGACCAGCCGATCCAGAAACCGGCGCCGCTCGGAAGAGGAGCCGGTAAAGAGACCGTCCATGGCGGGCGTCAGCCACAGGACGCGCAGATGATCGGTCAATTCATCGACGGAGCGCACCGAAGCGCCATTGATGCGCAGACGCCGCACCGCCGTCTCGTCCAGAACCTCCGAGCCGGTGCCAAGTTCCACGTCTCCGGCCATGCCCTCCAGGCTGGCGAAAATTGAAAATCCACCTGCCGCACCGGCCCGCGCCACATCGGACAGCACCGCCCGACGCAAACCGCGCCCCGGCGACAGAAAGGAAACCGCTTCCATTAAATTGGTCTTGCCGGAACCATTATTGCCAGTCAGCACCACATGGCGGCCATTGAGCCGCAAGGAGGCGGAGCCGTAATTGCGGAAATCTGTCAGCTGCAGCCGGTTGATGAAGGTTTTTTCAGCCATGCATTCCCATATCAAATCGTCTCACGGGACAAAGCTGTAGTGTCATATGTAAGACACGAAAAAAGCTGTATCATTTTATTGTCCGCATCAAGCCCAAAGCAATTCCGTTTCAGGCAATTATGCAGTAGCTCATCCTGACGAAGACAATGGCAGGAGTACAGCATGGCTAGCGCGAAAGACACCGACGCAGAAGACCGCCTGATCCGGCTTGAGGAAACGGTTGCCTATCAGGCCAAGACCATCGAAGAGCTTTCGGATCAGTTGACCGAGCAGTGGAAAGTGGTGGAGCAGACGCGGGCCAAACTTGATCGGCTGACGGAACGGTTTCTCAGTCTCGAAGAGCAAGCAGCGGACAGTGTACCGATCACCAAGCCACCGCATTATTGACCATGGAAAAGGCCGATGCGAAGCGCACCGGCCTTTTTTCATCAACCCTCGAAGAACTCTTTCATCCGGGCGAAAAATCCAGTCGATTCCGGATTGTTCTCCTTGGACGAGATCTGGTCGAATTCCTGCAGCAACTCGCGTTGACGCTTGGTCAGCTTCTGCGGCGTCTCGATCTGGATCTGGATGTAGAGATCACCCATCTGCGCCGAGCGCAGCACCGGCATGCCTTTGCCCTTCAAACGGAACTGCTTGCCGGGTTGCGTACCCTCAGGCACGGTGACGCGCGACTTGGTTCCATCCAGCGTGGTCACATCGAACGTGCCACCCAGTGCTGCCGTGGTCATCGAGATCGGCACGGAGCAGTAGAGATCGGCACCTTCGCGCTGGAAGAACTGGTGCGGCTTGACCGACAGGAAAATATAGAGATCGCCTGACGGCCCGCCTCGCAGGCCCGCTTCGCCCTCGCCCTGAAGACGAATGCGTGTCCCATCTTCGATGCCGGACGGAATGGAAACGGACAGTTGACGCTCTTCCGTGACGCGGCCCTGGCCGTGGCATTTGCCGCAGGGATCGCTGATCGTCTGGCCCCGGCCTTGACAGGTCGGGCAGGTCCGTTCAATGGAAAAGAAGCCCTGGGCAGCCCGCACCCGACCAGACCCCTGGCAGGTGGCGCAGGTGGTCGGCTTGGTGCCGGGCTTGGCGCCCGAACCGGAACAGACTTCGCAGGTAATCGAGGTCGGAACCCGGATCTGCGCCGTCTTGCCGGTAAAGGCTTCCTCCAGCGAAATTTCCATATTGTAGCGCAGGTCGGCACCACGTTCACGGCCGCCAGTGGAGCGTCCACGCGCATTGCCGCCACGACCGCCGCCCATCATCTCGCCAAAGATGTCCTCGAAAATATCCGAGAAACCACCGCCGGCAAAACCACCGCCGCCGCCAGCGCTGCCCATGCCACCCTGCTCAAAGGCAGCGTGGCCGAAACGGTCATAAGCGGCCCGTTTTTGTGGGTCCTTCAGCGTTTCATAGGCCTCGTTAATTTCCTTGAACTTCCGCTCGGATTCGGCATCACCAGGATTCTTGTCCGGGTGAAACTTCATCGCCAGCTTTCGGAAGGCGCTTTTCAGCTCTTTTTCATCTGCGGTTTTGGAGACACCGAGGGTCTCGTAGAAATCTGCTTTTGCCATCGTCCTACAAAGCTCTCAAAGCTTTTTCCACACCCGCGTGGTTGCTTGTCTTCTGTCCCACCTGCGCATCGCAGGCAGACATGTCCCTGTTAAAATCTGCCGCCGCCTGGCGGGCATCATCCATCAGCATTTTTCGCGCCGCGCCCTTTTGCGTGACCGCCTCCGACAGCGACATGCCGGCAAAGCCCAGGGAGTGGGCCGCCAGATCGCAGGAAGAGACCTGCCCACCGGACTTCTTGCGCTTCAAGGCATCCTCGATCAGCGGACCGAGACCACCAACGGTTCGCCGCAAAAGCGCCGTATCCCGTTTGGCAATCGCCTGGAGGATAGACGCTTCGGCAGCAGTGACTTTCTGGTGAACATCGGCGCCCGCTGCCGCATGCGCGGCGAGGCACCCTGCCAAAGCAAACGCGGCTGGCCCGAAGGCCAGCCATCTCACAAAGGTATGACGCCGCGAATTCCGCATCAAGCAGACTTCTTAGTGTTGTCGTCCTTCACTTCTTCATAGTCGGCATCGACGATGCCGTCATCATGGTGGCCACTTGGCCCACCCTCGGCACCGCCTTCAGCCTGCTGGGACTCGTAGATCGCCTGACCAAGCTTCATGGACACTTCCATCAAGGTCTGGGTCTTGGCCTGGATGTCCTCTGCATTCGGTTCAGAGGTTTCAATCGAAGACTTCAGGGCAGCAATAGCATCCTCGATCGCCTTACGGTCGTCTGCGGAGACCTTATCGCCATAATCCTTCACCGACTTCTCGGTGGAATGGATCAAGCTTTCAGCCTGGTTCTTGGCTTCGACCACAGCGCGACGATTCTTGTCGGCTTCAGCATTGGCTTCAGCGTCCTTGACCATCTTCTCAATATCAGCATCCGACAGACCACCCGAGGCCTGAATGCGGATCTGCTGTTCCTTGCCGGTGCCCTTGTCCTTGGCGGATACCTGCACAATACCGTTGGCGTCGATATCGAAGGTCACTTCGATCTGTGGAACGCCGCGGGGTGACGGTGGCAGACCAACCAGGTCGAACTGGCCGAGCAGCTTGTTGTCCTGCGCCATTTCGCGCTCGCCCTGAGACACGCGGATGGTCACAGCCTGCTGGTTGTCGTCAGCGGTCGAGAACACCTGGCTTTTCTTGGTCGGGATCGTCGTGTTACGGTCGATCAGACGAGTGAAGACACCGCCGAGGGTTTCAATGCCGAGCGACAGCGGGGTCACGTCGAGCAGCAGAACGTCCTTAACGTCGCCCTGCAGAACGCCAGCCTGAATAGCGGCACCCATGGCAACCACTTCGTCCGGGTTCACACCCTTATGTGGTTCCTTGCCGAACAGTTGCTTCACAACTTCCTGCACCTTCGGCATGCGGCTCATGCCGCCAACCAGAACAACTTCATCAATGTCAGCGGCGGTGACGCCAGCGTCCTTGAGGGCTGCCTTGCACGGTGCAACAGTGCGCTGAACCAGATCATCGACCAGGTTTTCAAACTTGGCGCGGGTCAGCTTCATGGTCAAATGCTTTGGACCAGAAGCGTCAGCCGTGATGAACGGCAGGTTGATTTCGGTCTGCTGCGACGAGGACAGTTCGATCTTGGCCTTTTCAGCGGCTT
This region of Agrobacterium vitis genomic DNA includes:
- the dnaJ gene encoding molecular chaperone DnaJ; protein product: MAKADFYETLGVSKTADEKELKSAFRKLAMKFHPDKNPGDAESERKFKEINEAYETLKDPQKRAAYDRFGHAAFEQGGMGSAGGGGGFAGGGFSDIFEDIFGEMMGGGRGGNARGRSTGGRERGADLRYNMEISLEEAFTGKTAQIRVPTSITCEVCSGSGAKPGTKPTTCATCQGSGRVRAAQGFFSIERTCPTCQGRGQTISDPCGKCHGQGRVTEERQLSVSIPSGIEDGTRIRLQGEGEAGLRGGPSGDLYIFLSVKPHQFFQREGADLYCSVPISMTTAALGGTFDVTTLDGTKSRVTVPEGTQPGKQFRLKGKGMPVLRSAQMGDLYIQIQIETPQKLTKRQRELLQEFDQISSKENNPESTGFFARMKEFFEG
- a CDS encoding SH3 domain-containing protein — protein: MPNGFKRSCLIPFIAALCVIWAGAAVAQGPTKGMSGLPLPRFVTLKSARVNLRIGPSTDYATSWMYTRAGLPVEIIQEYDNWRRIRDADGTEGWVNQTLLSGERSALAAPWMKGKGDDIYVNMRRDGQAGAGVVAKLQPGVLIKLLECNGNWCRAEVDGTKGWVAQGEIWGAYPGEAFK
- a CDS encoding GNAT family N-acetyltransferase gives rise to the protein MVEIIQIDEHFENWDDLLALVLEAFDYMHPLIDPPSSALKLTAEALKAKAHEEIGYAALIDGKLVGCLFCRQSEADRLYVGKVAVLPGLQGQGIGRAMLKAAEGVAHACGVRHLQLETRIELDNNHKRFEKWGFHVVGEKSHPGYDRATFVLMEKPLA
- the recF gene encoding DNA replication/repair protein RecF (All proteins in this family for which functions are known are DNA-binding proteins that assist the filamentation of RecA onto DNA for the initiation of recombination or recombinational repair.); translation: MAEKTFINRLQLTDFRNYGSASLRLNGRHVVLTGNNGSGKTNLMEAVSFLSPGRGLRRAVLSDVARAGAAGGFSIFASLEGMAGDVELGTGSEVLDETAVRRLRINGASVRSVDELTDHLRVLWLTPAMDGLFTGSSSERRRFLDRLVLSIDPQHGRRASDFERAMRSRNKLLSEGRFDASWLAGIEQQMAALGIAMALARQEMMRLLAALIEQRREPETFPGAELMLSGFMDDHAGTVAIDLEDTYRDSLAGSRGRDAAAGRTLEGPHRSDLLVRHREKDMEAERCSTGEQKALLIGLILAHAELVATMTGFAPILLLDEIAAHLDEGRRAALFDRIDVLGGQAFMTGTDAQMFASLGDRAQFVTVDDGHLSL
- a CDS encoding 2-hydroxyacid dehydrogenase; the encoded protein is MTQRKKTKVYITRKLPDAVETRMRELFEAELNIDDTPRSRDALMEAVKTCDVLVPTVTDRIDAGLIEAAGPQLKLIASFSNGTDHIDVDAAARKGITVTNTPNVLSEDTADMTMALILAGPRRLAEGSRILTDQPGEWAGWSPTWMLGRRIWGKRIGIVGMGRIGTAVARRAKAFGLAIHYHNRKRVSPQTEDELEATYWDSLDQMLARVDIVSVNCPSTPATYHLLSARRLALMQPTSYIVNTARGGIIDESALIQCIRDGKIAGAGLDVFENEPAVNPKLLKLAEDGKVVLLPHMGSATIEGRIDMGDKVIINIRTYFDGHRPPNRVLPGRD
- the dnaK gene encoding molecular chaperone DnaK; its protein translation is MAKVIGIDLGTTNSCVSVMDGKDAKVIENSEGARTTPSMVAFSDDGERLVGQPAKRQAVTNPTNTLFAVKRLIGRRYEDPTVEKDKGLVPFPIIKGDNGDAWVEAQGKGYSPAQISAMILQKMKETAEAYLGEKVEKAVITVPAYFNDAQRQATKDAGRIAGLEVLRIINEPTAAALAYGLDKTEGKTIAVYDLGGGTFDISVLEIGDGVFEVKSTNGDTFLGGEDFDMRLVEYLAAEFKKEQGIELKNDKLALQRLKEAAEKAKIELSSSQQTEINLPFITADASGPKHLTMKLTRAKFENLVDDLVQRTVAPCKAALKDAGVTAADIDEVVLVGGMSRMPKVQEVVKQLFGKEPHKGVNPDEVVAMGAAIQAGVLQGDVKDVLLLDVTPLSLGIETLGGVFTRLIDRNTTIPTKKSQVFSTADDNQQAVTIRVSQGEREMAQDNKLLGQFDLVGLPPSPRGVPQIEVTFDIDANGIVQVSAKDKGTGKEQQIRIQASGGLSDADIEKMVKDAEANAEADKNRRAVVEAKNQAESLIHSTEKSVKDYGDKVSADDRKAIEDAIAALKSSIETSEPNAEDIQAKTQTLMEVSMKLGQAIYESQQAEGGAEGGPSGHHDDGIVDADYEEVKDDNTKKSA
- a CDS encoding molybdopterin-synthase adenylyltransferase MoeB; this translates as MEPLSPEEIQRYQRHILLPEIGGAGQQKLKAARVLVIGAGGLGAPVLQYLAAAGIGTLGIADDDHVSLSNLQRQVIHDSGTLNDLKTESAAKAIARLNPHVRVMRFEQRFDADFAATHLPGFDLLIDGSDNFDSRYAAADAGQQHCRPLVTGAVGRFEGSLTVLKPYETGPDGVLYPGYRDLFPEKPPAGLIPTCAETGIIGALTGVIGTLMAMEAIKLITGIGEPLVGRLLMYDALSARFDTVRYRRRDSNRSAP
- a CDS encoding SlyX family protein, giving the protein MASAKDTDAEDRLIRLEETVAYQAKTIEELSDQLTEQWKVVEQTRAKLDRLTERFLSLEEQAADSVPITKPPHY